Within the Setaria viridis chromosome 3, Setaria_viridis_v4.0, whole genome shotgun sequence genome, the region ACCAAAAGAGCCTCTGAGCTTGTGGAAGAAGGTGCAATCTTGCTGCTGGCCCCCGAAGGCGCATCGGCCTTAGCACTCGGTACGATAACACATGCAAAACAAGGCTTGTTATACCCTTTTTTAGTCTGAGCACCAGGGCCTACGGACGAAGGCGCATCAGTAGGAGGATGCACGGAAACAGGCACAACATATGTCGGCCTGCTCAAGTCAACAGATGAAGCCATTAACCCAGACGGCAGCACAGCAGACGAAGCTCCCACGGTAGCATCTTTCCTCTTTTGCGCTTCCAAGTTGCGGTTTTTTTGCTTCGCCTTCGCGGCTGCTTGTGACTCAACAAGTTTCGTCGGGCGAGCAGAATCAAATTTCACCTTCTTCCTTTGCTCAGCACCAGCACCTCGACGGCGCCTCTTGCCCATAACCTCGGGACAAGGTGGCACTGTGATGTCAAGCAAATCAAAAACCCGGTTGACACGCCGCCTGTGTCTCACAACAGATTCGAAAGAGCGCCTTTCGGGCTGGGTCACCGGACCCAAAATCTCGTAAGCCGTGTCCTCCACTGACTGTACAAACAGGTCTAAGTCGCCAACCTCGTCCTTATTAAGCTCGAAGCAAGGGAATGGCACAGCGTTCTCGCTCCAAGAAACCTTCTTCTCAACGAGCTTGAGTGGTTTCGCAAAATCGGCAGACAAAGGCCACGCTCGGGCAGCGACGTACTCCTCCACAAGATCACGCCTAGATATCAAGGGCCCAGCAACCCTATAGGCAGCTTCGCACTTCGTCACAATGGCTGTCTGGATAAACGAAGGAGTCGTCAGCACGTCCATCGGCCCAAACTGCGCATAGAATGGAAATCCAGTACCAAGGCCGGCCATCTCAACTCTCACATAAAACCAGTGCGTCAACCACGCGTCATCCCACTTGTTCCTCTGCGCAAAGGTAAGTTCTACCCTCGGCGGATTCCTCTTATCATTCTTTCAACGCGGCACGAAGGTACAGCATCCAAAATGGTTTTCACAAACACCCTTGCCATCATCAGAATAAGTCCTTTTCTTCTGAATATGAAGCTCATGTAACCTCACGAAACCTTCCACATCAACGCTCCCACCAAACGTGCATTGCACCCAATAGAACTTAGACAAGTTCACGATGGCGTTGGGGGTCAACTGGTGCAACCTAACGCGATAGCGATCCAATATAACTGGCAGCTGCCTATCATAGGGAAATCGAAGCCCCGCGGTAAACAGATCCCTAAAAACAACAGCTTCGCCAACCTCGGGGGTCGTAACTGCCTCATTCCCAGGGGCTCTCCCCATCCCCTTAGGAAAAAAGTTACTCTCCTCAAAAAGTGTAATGTCTTGCGAAGTCACCTGGGAGCGCCCAAAATAAAGAGTAGGAACGCACGGAACCTTCCCCCCGATGGACGCCCCCGGTCTCACCTCAAcctcagcatcctcctcctcctctccctcatcCGAGGATACAGCATGAACCTCGGTTTCTCCTGTACCTTTCGAGGCTTCGCCTATCTCACCTTCACCTTCGCCCCTATCAGATGACCAATCAGGCGAACTGCTCCCCGAAGATCCCTCTTCAGCAGAAACAAAACCATCCTTCGTATAGATTCGCTTCTTTGACCTCTTCCTCCCAGATTCCCCACTGCTCGCAGACACTGACTACGAAGCAGGGCTACCTCCACCACCAGGGGCAACCTGAAGGTCCAACTCCTCCGAAGACATTGTCTGCAACTCTGCCTGGTGCTAACTGCCACAAAAATGAAGACAACACCCCACCAAGAAAGCAAAGCCAATAAAGCACAACGAAGCTGCGCAGCGAAGGCAAAAGGCGGCGAAAAATGCAGCTCGAAAGCGACAGTGTAAAAAATGCCCCCCCTCCCGGCAAACCTTTTATAGGCACGGTAAAAACCGCCTCGAACCATTAACCGCCACTTAAGAAATGACCTTGCTACCCCCACATAACGGTAAAACGCCTCAGCCCGCGCCGCCCTTTAGGGTGACGTTTTGAGGGTGTTGTCGGGCTTTTCGCGTGATCGGTCGACGGTGCCTTGAACCTCACCCAcgaaggggctactgttggggattgCCCCACAACACACCCTGAACGGTGCTGGCGGGGACTCTCTCTCTTAATCGACCCAAACCTCATCACCTTCCCCTCTTACGAAGCTAGTGAATAACCGAAGTCAACTATCACGAAGGTGTCCATTCTGTTGTTTTGCAGGCAAGGACTCATGAAGTTAAATCCCCCACGGAGCTCTCAGCGGTTTGGCTTTGGGAAGATGCCGCGACCAGAAGCTGAAGTTAGCTGACTTCGACCAAAGAAGGCAGGAAGTTTACGGAGGCTTGCTCGGTCTCGACGAAGCTTGTGAATGAGGAAGAGGGTAATCAAGACGGCCCTGGGACAACTTCATAGCAGGACGTCTCCGTAATAAGAATCTTGTACAAGGATGGATATGTAATTTCACCGTGAAAGCGACATCTTGAATAGGAACCAAGTTACTGTCATGTACGGAATATTCTtaggatgtagtggttgagtatgggtataacggggATGCGGAAATATAACTTTATGGCCCTATAAAGGGAGGTGAACCGTCCCCCCGGGAGGGCATTAATCACCGACAGGATAGCTACTGTAACATTTGTCTGAACGGCCACTATCTTCGTTTGTCATAACATTCCTACTATTGTTTGGGAGTACCCCAACATAAATCTTACATAAATAAGATACTTAGACCATAGGATCGTCCACATTGTGATCGTTAATCATCGCAACATACAAACTATGATTAATATCAATAATGTCGATTCCTAAGAACCTATCGACATAATCTAGCacatatatgtatgcactatccCTAACCTTGTAGGGCATATGGAATGTCTCTCCAAATTTTCTCACAGAAGTTGTGGATGATGATAAGATAATATCAGCTTGCCAACCACCATGTACTCGACCCGGGTCAGCTCTTGTGAATGTCCAGCCAATGTTCCCTAATACCTGATGTAGGACGTCTTTTAGACCTTCATCAGCATGCATGAAACCATTATACAGTGCGTCCTTGAGTCAAATGGTAATCAATAAAAGTGTTAGTATACATATTGCAAATCATTACAAAAATAATGACTAACTGTAACTTACATACAATGGGCGATATGCTCGTGAAATCCATTTATGCATTTGTGTGACGTCCGGCTCATCGTATTTGAACGCTTTAATCTTGACTGTAGTATAGATATACGTGATTTGTTTGGTGTTCTATTTGGATCAGTGCCTGCCTCACAGCACTATATGCAACAACATGTGGTTGTTGTGCGGCAATAGAATTGACATGGATAATAATCGTTTGACCAAGTCTTTGCTCTCACATGCCTGTAGAATTAATGGATAAAGAAACCACATATCTTCCTTCTGTCGGACTCGTTTGTTCATGTAGCACCATAGGAGCTTGTTTAGTCACGTTAGTTATTACTTGTCGTAACCACTCGAATTGTGAAACAAGCTTCAATACAAATTATAAAAAACATTTATGATGTAATGAATAATAAAATCAGTATTAGAGTACAAAGGGTGTAAGTACCACGCTTCGACGTAAGTGTGGTTGTGTAATAGGCATGGGTCCATGACCGACGGGGAAGGAAGCGCCAACAGGCTGCGCTAGGGGATCGAGGGAAAATGACAGGACATATGGTTCAACAATCCTATAAAATTTTATCAAATACATATCATTCACATGAGATACAAAAATTATTGGTAAAAAaatagaattattgttaaattagagtgatatgaaaattacaccaaaaATCCtaaaatcaacatttttttcctttcattgcATACCGTTAGCACACTGAAAATGCTGCAgtaaaactctccattctcctcaatTTAAAATACTCTTcgttctcctcattctaaaatactctctattctcctcattctaaaaaaattaacaagTAAGATAAAACTCATTTTAAAAAACACATCATTCTCCTAAATCTAAAAtactctcctcattctaaaaaaacgcttcattctcctcattctaaataactctcctcattctaaaaaattaaCAAATACTCAACATAAAACTAATTTCAAAAACAGAATCTCCTCCGTTCTCATCATTCTAAAAAATCAACAAGCtcagtactccatttgtaacataaaacttatTCTAAGAAACTCTCCATGCTCCTTATTCTAgctaacataaaactcattctaaaaaaactctccattctcctcattctagcTACAAAACATAAAACATAGAGTACTAACCATGAGACGAGGGAGTTGCTAACCTTTACCTCCTCCCCTAAGGTCAAGTGAAGAAGAAGCCCGAGCTCTCAGTCAAATAGTTGAGCttgggctcggggaggaagaagtagCTCATTTTATAGTGTTATCTTTAATACCGGTTTAGGTTACAtgttagtaccagttgaagatAACAGCCGGTACTAAAATAAACACCATTTAATACCGGCTCGGCTTCCTGACGAATCTAAGCCGTTGATCACGCAGTTCACGtgccgccatttagtaccggctaagACTCCAAACCGGTATTAAGGGGTTCCGGTGGTATTGTGCGTGATGACCGGTACTAACACCGCGCATTACCTGACGCGTGGGATGAATGCTTAATTTTCTAGTAGTGCAAGCTAATTACGAGCTGCCCAATCTGGAAACGTGTCCCGAATAACGTGCGCAGCGGAACATGTGCACAGTGCTGAACCATTTACTGCTCTCGGTCCGTCTTCATCCGTCCATCATGGTGGCAGCAACTGCTAACCACCTAGCTTGCGTATTCGATCATGTCTCCTACGAGCCGTATCCTTGTACCGATGCTTCCGGACCTCAAGATACCAGTCGATCGGAGAACTCTATAAATCCAGGGCAAGGTATCCCAAGTTTCTCGCTTGACATCTCGCGGTGAGCCAGCCACGCATGTACAGCAGCAGCCGCAAAGCCATGAGTTATCTGTTCCAGACCAGGAGGAGTGACGCGACGCAGAAAAAGCCAGCGTCTTCAGAAGAACAGCAGCAAAAGGTACCAAGCGGAAACTGTTGATTGATGCCCTTCCATTAATTTCCTAGTTACGTTCGTACTGTCGATGAAACGATTCCCATCTCAGCCGTCTCAATTATGTTGATCTGAACCCGCAGATAGATGATGTCCGGGAGCTGCTGGGCGACCTGCGGACGGAGATGCCGAGCTTCCTGTCGGACGGCACCATCCGCCGGTTCCTCCGGGCAAGGAACTGGAGCACGGAGCAGGCGGCCAAGGCTCTGAAAGAAGCTGTCAAGTGGAGGCGTCAGTTCAAGCCAGAGACGATTTGTTGGGTACTTGAATCTTTCGTCTCATATATGGGGGGTGTTTTGGAAATAAATTAATAAGATATATTCATTGGGCAACTTTTGAGTTATATGTACTTGATCTACTCTTGATCAGTCCTTGTGTTAGTATGTTATATACTTATGTTGAGCATGGTTAAATTTCTGCTTGGAATCAATTGTTAGGAAGACCTTGCTGGCACTGAGAACGAGGTTCGTAGAGCCTATATACCGGACTATCTCGACAAGAATGGGCGAACTGTGTTTGTGGTTATGACGTCAATAAAGGTCAGTTTAAGTCTGGACTCTGGACGCATAATATCGCTTTAATTTAATACAGTAGTTAGGCCTGAAATATACACAGTTAACTTTACACACCCAACAAAAGCACAACTGCATGCCCTTCTAAAATGGCATACATCAAAAAGTTTTTACTTTGACTAATTGTGATTATTAATATGAGCAATATCATATTGTTAGTAGACCTGGGTAAAAAGACACTTCTATATATGTTATGATTTTTCGTATATGTTCTAAATATGTTACAGTTATGggcctattcgcttcagcttattcagccagtTGTTTacagcttattcagccagcttaaACAGCTTTTCAGCCGTCTCTGAGACTATATCTTTCCCTTAGAATCTTGAAGAAATCATAAGAAATGGATTTTGTGTTAGTCTAAAAGCCAGTTGTTTACACACACTTGCTCTTTAATTTGGCTCCAATATTGTTAGATATAGTTTATATGTCTGCATGAGCATGCATGATGATTCCAAGCACATAGATAAAATTAGTGTAATATTCGAAGTACCCACTCTGTTGGTGTACGAGAATCTAGTTTCAACAATTTTATTAGGCTCCTAATTCTCTTGAGAGATTCTAATTTTCTACTTCCTCTGTGCGGCACGTTTTCTCTTATTGGCATGGTTCCATCCTAGATGGACAGGAATATTAGTAGCATACATTCTTTTGGTCCAAGTATGAAGAGAGATTTCAGTTACCAAGCACAAAGATACACGATCAGTTGAAATAAAACTTCACCCTTTTCTGTTCTTTGTGTTGTAGCTACACTTGGTCTTGTTCATCTTATTTACTTGATTTGACATGTGCAACAGAGCTTAACTTCAACAAAGGAACATATAAAACAGCTAGTGTATAACCTGGAAAATATGGCCATGAACTCAGAAAGCGCACAAGAAGAGAATGTTATTTGGATGTGTAATTTCCGTAATTGGACACTATCATCTACGCCATTGTGGGAGAGCCGTGAATCACTGCACATAATTCAGAACTATTATCCAGGGTTGATTAGAACAGCAATTCTCAGCAACCCACCGAAGATCTTTGAATCCTTCTGGAAGGTATTTGCAAACTATTTATCAACTTATCTGTATATAAACTAACTGCAAATAAATTCCTATTCCAAAACAATGAGGTTTTGTTAAGAATATAGGTGGTCAACCATGTTTAATTTAACTTTTGTCCAGTGGTTTGAATCTGTAACATTTGTCAAGTAATTTGCATAAACTTTTTATAAATTGTCGTTAGGATTAGTATGTATATCATCAGTGTCTTCTTCAAAACATCATAATTGAGTCATAGTTTATGAGAACTGAAGAAGATGTTTGTAGAATGCTTTTTAGGACCTGATTACATTAAATCAACACAGTAACATATTTCTGCATTGATTGAGGATTTGTTTTGTGAATATTTAGTATGATATATGACACACTTCTCCTTGTAGATAGTAAAACACTTCATCGAGCCGACATTGCAAGAGAGAGTGAAATTTATTTACAGCAACAATTCAGAGAGCCAGAGGATAATGGCCGATATGTTTGACATGGACAAACTGGAGTCTGCATTTGGAGGAAGAAACACGGCTAGGCTTGATATTAACCAGTATGCTGAAAGAATGAGAAGACGGGATCAGTTAAGAGGAACTAACAAGCACGCAA harbors:
- the LOC117847113 gene encoding uncharacterized protein codes for the protein MYSSSRKAMSYLFQTRRSDATQKKPASSEEQQQKIDDVRELLGDLRTEMPSFLSDGTIRRFLRARNWSTEQAAKALKEAVKWRRQFKPETICWEDLAGTENEVRRAYIPDYLDKNGRTVFVVMTSIKSLTSTKEHIKQLVYNLENMAMNSESAQEENVIWMCNFRNWTLSSTPLWESRESLHIIQNYYPGLIRTAILSNPPKIFESFWKIVKHFIEPTLQERVKFIYSNNSESQRIMADMFDMDKLESAFGGRNTARLDINQYAERMRRRDQLRGTNKHANGNISSS